The nucleotide window cccgctgCAAGCTCAGGAAACGCCAAGCTGTGTCCAAGAATGACAAGCCAAAGCTGCTCAGAAATCCCCTCCAAACCACTCGTTCTAAACGTGACTTCTGTTTGCAAGTGTCAGGGATGGAAGGCCACAGGGGTGAAGGGCTGGCGGTCCTCGTGGGAGACACTTGGGCtgcggtgggggggtggggtcccGTCTTGGAAAGGGGGGGGCCGCTGCAATTGGCCTGCTTCTGCTCACTTCCAAATGTGGTCCAGGAGAGGGAGACGCAGGGCCAAAGGCGCCCAGCCCCTCTCTGGATAGACGTCACTGTATAAAAACAGTGGATGCTGGCCCAGAAGCCCATGtggggacccccccaccccaggatggcGGGTGGCggtgggagggggaaggcagCAAGGCCAGGGCCCCCGGTGAGGGACATTCTTTCAGGCACATGGAGCAGCCCGCACGCAGGAGCCCTGGAAGCCTCGAGGAGCGGTCAACATCGGAGGGAAACAGGTCTCTGAAAACCAGGCCCTCAGTCTCTCCCAAGCAAGGGCCGAGgcctttacagaaaaggaaacccccgCTCGCCGAGGGCACCAGGAAGCCAGCAAGTATTTAGTGAGCGCCgggcagtgctgcagctgcaggtgtgCACGTGTGTGCTCGACAGACATGCACCCAGCGGACGGACGATGGGGACCTGGCCCCCCTTCCCCTtccacccgcccccacccccgccccaaaccAAAGGACTGTGAGGAGTGGCCCTGTGGGAGAGCGCACAGCGTTACTGAGGCATCTGATTCCTTGGAATCAGCAGAGGGGCCCCAGGAGTCAGAGTGGGGACGCTTTAAGGGGGCCGGGCTCCCTCCACTGTGGTTTGCTTTCCATGAACCAAACCCCACCCATCCTGGCTGAGCTCTGCgtggggggcagaggaagggaggggggcgCTGCGGACCCCTAACTGCTGACCCAAGCCGGACATGTCACACACTTGTAGGCAGGTGCCCTGGCTGCTGTCCCTCAGACCCCAGCCCCGGGCACAGCCCATCAAGACCTCAAAGGAAGCTGGAAGGCAACCGCCACTGTTACGGCAGGCGCCCTGCCGCCGCCTGCTCTGACTCATCTCCCTGCTCCACGCGCTGCTGGGCCCCTCCACGCAGGACACCTGTAGCCATCAGTTTTCAGGTCAGGTGAGGGGACCCAGGGCTTAATCCTGCCCACTGGTCCACCCCGGTGGTGGCCTGCAGAGGGTCAGCTGCAGCCCAGGGATGGACACGCAGACACCAactcctgcctcccccagcaTGCCAACTTCCCCACCCATGCCAGCCACACCCGGCACACTTTCTGCTGGGAGGCTGCTGCCGGCTCCAGCATGAAAGGACCGCCAGACGGGACAGCCAGGTCCTCTGGGCCCCCTCCGGCTCCACCCAGCTTCTTCCCCATCCATCCTGGTCTAGAGGCAGCGCCCCAAACTCCAGGGTGGCCCACATCCTTGGGCCACCATGCTATTCAAAGGGGCATCTCTGCCAGGACTGGCTCCTGTGGACGCCTCCTCCCACTCAGGGCCCTGCCTGGACCGTCCCTGCCGGATAAGCCTTCTCTCCAGGGCCGGACTCCCCCGACCCCGCCAGGCTGCCTCCTCCAAGCTGattcctggggtgggaggggggctctCATGTGCTTCACCGAGACCCTCAAGGGCTCTCGGCCTCCAGCTCCAGTGTTATTCCCTGCCCTCAGCCTTCGGCCCTCCGCCTACCACCAGCCCCAGGACCTTAGGATTCTCCGGCACAAACGACATTCGTCACCCCCACGGCCAACGAGAGCGCCGCTACCTGCCGGGAGCCATGCAAGCCCTTGCTCCGCTTTCACCCTTGAAGCCTCACCTCACAGGTGGGGCTCTGAttgccccatttcacaggtggaaAAACTGAGCCCACACTAAGGAACCATCCCCAGATGGCATCAGGTTcagctctgcccccccccccccccccgccaccgcaCGGGAGGTGTGGCCTGGGGGGAGGGTTCTGCGGCGGAGGAGGGGGGCTAGCCTCTGGGGAGCACAAAGCCCTTGGAGAAGCTGATGAAAGGGGAGCTCTCCAGCAAGAGGCCAACACCAGCACACAAGTTTACCTTACAGCTCAGCTGAGGCCCGTCCATAGATTCCCCCCTAAGATCTGGGGCTCCAGCCCCCTTTGATAGAGGGGGGATAAGATGGGGGCCCTGAGGCCTGGCAGCCCTGGAGTGAAAGGTGGAAAGTGGAGGTCAGGCTGCTCTCAAGCACCGCCCCATCCCTTCCTGCACCCCGGCCTTCcatcccttcctgccttcccaggAATAAAATTTCTCGGCGACATTTCTCCAACTTGCGGAATCCAGAGGAACCCAGACCGGAAACTACTTTGGGGGGTGAGGGAAAGAGGAGCCTGAGGCTTCCCTGAGGGCGTGGGCCCTTGCCCCAAGGGAGACCCCCCCGGGCGCCCCCACCTCTGCTTCCCCCAGGCCCCGCTCCCCTGAATCGGCTGCTCACCTCAATGACGACCTTGACTGTGGCTGTGCCCACGATGGGCGTGCACACCAGGCCGCCGGGGTGCTGGCCGTCGGCGCTGCGGTTCTGCTGGCCCATGGTGAAGAGCatgggcagggccaggaggccagaggccagCCAGATGGCGCTGATGAATTTCTTGGTGCGGCTGCGGGACATGAGGGTCTTGGCCTTGAAGGGGTGGCAGATGGCCAGGTAGCGCTCCACGCTCAGGCTGGCCACGTTgagggctgtggcgtaggtgcaGGCGTCTCGGAGGAAGTAGTAGCCCCGGCACACGGCGTCGCCGAAGGCCCAGGGGTGGTGCACCCAGATAAAGTTGTACAGCTCCACGGGCATGGCCAGCAGCAGGATGAGCAGGTCAGACAGCGCCAGGCTGCCCAGGTGGTAGTGCACGGTGCCCTGCAGGTTCTGCAGGGACTTCTTGCGCGCCAGGGTGAACGCCGTCACCGAATTGCCCACCGTGCCCACGACGAAGAGCACCAGGTACACAGTGGTCACCAGCACCTTGGAGTAAGTGTCCGTGTTCACGTCCAGGTCGCTGCTGGGCGCTTGCACGGGCTCCGACGCGTTGCCCGAGCTGTTGCCGAAGCCGGGAGCCAGGAGCGCCGCCTCCAGCCCCGACGGGGGCCGCGAGAGGGGGTCGCCGGCTGGGGCGACCTGGGGGCCAGGCGCCGAGCCGTTGAGGCGCATGGCGGGCGCGGGGTCGGGGCCGCGCTCCCCGGGATCCCCGGTTCCTTCTGGCGCCTCCGCCGCCGGAACGCGGTCGAGAGGGGGCGCGTCTCAGGCCGGGAGGGAGCAGAAGGCGCCGGCGCGCCGTCCGGCCAGGAAACGCCGGACTCGGACCGTGCCAGCCGGGAGCGCTCGGGGCTGGCGCTCACCGGGGCCGCGGGTTCCCGCTGGGCTCCGCGCTGGCACGGCTTCCTCCGATCGCCAGACCCCGCGATTGCGCGGGGCCCGGGGCGGCAGCGCCGGCTCCCGCCGAGAGCGCCCGGCCGGCTGGGGCTGCGCGGGGCGCACGCCCGGGGGCCCGGGGGCCCGGCGCGCTCGCTCGCCGCCCGCGCTCTCCTCCCCGGCGCTCTCCGCGCACGCCCGCCCCGCGCACCTCCCGCCGCGCCAGCGCCTCCCGGGCTCCGCGCCTCCACTGagcgggcggcggcgggcgcgcCCAGCCGTAGGGGGCGGTGGACGGGAGAGGAGGCGGCCCCAGCCGCTGTCCCCGCCCGCCGGAAGGCAGGGCCGACcggtctccccccccccccccccccccgccccgcgctcCCAGGGCCAGGGCAGCAAGCCCTTCTTCGCCGGTCTTCCCAACTTCTtgcgccccctcccccaagggAGCTGCCCCGGGTCGCCCCCAGGTCGCCCCcagcagggggagaggagggaatggGGCTGTCAGGCCCAAGGAGGAGGCTTCCAGCTGGGATGGCTGGAGTGCCCTTTCCTCTGGGGTACCCATGGGGGTGCCAGAAGCTGGGCGCCCAGGGGGGCTCCACACGCAGCTAAGTGGGGGGAGGGTGCATGAAGGGAGCAGAAAGCAGAGACAGGAGCAGAACCCCGCCCTGCCCAGGCTGGGCTCCTGGCCCCGGGGGTGGCCTGGTGCCACCGTGGGTGCAAGTGAtgccctccagcccctcctccctgggtGGACCTGGCCATCTGAGGGCACCCTCAGGGCCCAGTCCCAGCGTTACAGCCAGGCCTGGCTAGTTGTACCTGCCCTGCTGGGCGTCAGACCCTGGAGCCGGCTGAGGGGAATGGGGCATTgaggctgaggctggggctgaggctgaggcACCCTGCCCGGACCCCAGAGCCACCCAGGGGGAGAAGTTCACACTCAGTACTGACTTGTCTGTTCCCAGCTGGCTCTAGGCTTGTCTTCGCCGCTGAAGCCTGGCGTTCTCAGCACATAAAACATGTGCTTAGAAGTTTAGTCTtcaagggacacacacacacacacacacacacaggtccctTTGCCGGAGCCAGCACGGTGGGCTCAGAGGCTACGGGCACAATTTCAACCTGCTACTTAATATCTGGGCGAGTGTTTTAGCGTTCCTGTGCCTCGACTTGGTTGTACGTAAAATGcgaatatagggagttcccgttgaggctccgtagttaatgaacccatgaacccgactagtatccatgaggatgtgggttcggtccctggcctcgctcagtgggtgtaggttgcagatgcggctcggatctggcgttgctgtggctgtggggtagaccagcagctgtagctcccatttggcccctagcctgggaacctccatacgccgccagtggggccctaaaaagactaaataaataaataaataaataaataaatgcaaagggACTTAAGGGTGAACGGACACCTCTGGGGGCCCGGCTGTTCTGGATGCCGGCCGTTTTGCCACCTGTGGACACCTGTGCTCAGTGGACACCTGTGGAGCTGATGCCGTGGAGCAGATTGTGTGGCGACTTCAGGGGCTGTGAGGGCGAAGGGCCCAGGACAACCATAGTTGTTTTAAATCCACCAAATTAGCCCAGATTTGCTCCCTGGCAGACAAGTCCACCAGTTCAGGGGAGAGGTCTTGGAACTGAGACCTGAGCGTCCGGGTCGCAAAGAAAGGGACAGTGCCAGACTGTGTCGGACCCGGGGGGGCTCATCTCTGCACAGAGGAGCCCTGGGGTCTTACCATGGCCAGTGCCACCCGGTCACCCCTCTCGGAGCCCCCCgagaggaaggcagaggcctGTGGCCACAGGGGCCTGTCCCTTTGTCTGCCGGGAGCCGTCACCACTCAGGATGCGCACATGCTCTCACCCGCCGCTTAAGCTCACTGTTTGGTTTCCACGCCCTGACCTTTCCGCTAAGCTGGCCTTCTTTCAAAGATTTCTTTTCGAGCCAGCCTAGGAGCTTAAAAAATCATAACAGCAACTTAGCACAAATATTATGACAAGGCATTTGCTTAAAATCACAGAGGAAATGTCACCTGGAGGCCTTGCGTGCACCCTGGGGGGGCAGGCCCTTGGCTGGGGGTCCCTGGCGGCTTGGGGTTGTTCTTCCGGGCACGGGGAGCCTGGTCGGCGGGGCGGCCAGAGCCTCCGACTCCAAGCTAATGGCCCCTTTCTCTTCTGGTTTCCCCAGACTCACGGGCTTCCGCAACAGCTGAGACCATTTAAAGAAAGCTCCGGTGAGGTGCGAGTGGCTTGACCCAATCACACCCTTGGCCAGCCCGACTCCTGCGGAGCCTTGCGTGAGCTGCCCGGGGCTGCGGGAGAGCCCGGGCCAGccgcccaggccctgccctccagtGCCAGCCCGGACTGAGGCCCACTCACAAGGGTCTGCGTTTGTGGAGCAAAGCAGGTGCACTGGCTGAGCGGGCAGCAGGCGACCAAGTGGCCAGCTTCCTGGGGTCCCTGTGTGGGGTCCTGGCTGGTGAGCCCTGGGGACCGAGGCCAAGTCTGGGATCCCAGAGGAAAGAAGCTTGGATGGCCACTGCCATGGCAGGGctgctggtgttttgttttgttttgttttttaataattcaatgaatgTTATTATATGTTTAGAAAACCATGACAACCTGATTTTaggacatttccatcccaaacgcCCAGTTCTTGGTTTGTTTGCGTGGCTAACTTCTCTGAGGCCCTGCAAGGCTGCCTGGTATACAGTGGGTGCTCAGCTAGTGGAAGAGAAGCCAGCGAATGGTGCCTTTCCCCAGCAGGCTTCCAGCTGCAAGAGGGCGTCTGTAGGGAGCCCAAGAGAGACCCCTCCAGGCTGCACCCCCAGGCCACCCCCGGGCCTGAAGCCGTGGGAGCATGAGGGCACCTGATCACCCCAGGAGAGCGGCCGCCAGGATGGGGGCAGCAGAGGTGAGCGGGGCTCTGCCTTCCTGGCGACAGGAATTGGATCCCTGGGTGTGTCCTTAAGGCACCTCTTTCCTCTGGGCCCCACACCACCATTGGGCAACTCTTGCCAGAAAGAAGGCTtctccctaaattaaaaaaaaaatacattcacagcACTGCCTGCGCCCCTTGTCTATTTCGCTATTGCTGCCTGACAAAGTACCCCAAACTCAGTGACTTCGTGGCAAAACAAACGTTTTGTTGTCACCGCCGTTACTGCGAGGCTCCCCGTGAGGCTGCAGGTGGGTGGGGAGAAGCGTGCGTTTAGTTAGACACCCTCAGGAGACGTCACCTGTGTGATCTGCAGTGTCGCTGTTGAGTTTCACCCACGGCGTGGCAATTGCTCATGTCAGGCTGTGCAGCCTCCCAAGGAGgattttaaaaacagggcaacttgGGCGTGAGTGCTGGCCGGCGGAGCGGGGCGGGGAGCCTCCTTCCAGCTTGGGCAGCAGCCCCGGGGACCACGTCCTCCTCCTTCACAGCCCTGGATGGTCCCTTGACCCTGGGCCCTGGCCACGTTCTGGAAACGTGAGCTGTGTTCACAAGGAAGAGTCAGAAGGCGGGGGGTGGCTGCCCGGAGTGCATCGTCTGCCACGTGACGGCTGCTCAGGACGTGGCTTTCAGTCCTGGGTCCGCTGTGCCTCGATCCCCAGGGCTCACCAGCCAGGACCCCACCCGTGGGCTCCGTCGGGGCGGGGTAACTAAACTGAccaagcctccatttcctcacctataGAGGGCAGACCGCGGGGCCCCCAAGTCACCAGGCTGCTCTGCACACCGTGTGCAGACACCTGTCCTCACACCACGTGGAGGCCCCTGTTCTGTGACACCAGCTTAGAGCCGCTGGGCCCACCCCGTCCGGAGCTGGGAACGCCCCCGGGCCCTGGCAGTGCCCGTGAGGGAATCATTCGTGAGAGGCAGGGTCCGCGTGGAGGAGGCGTGTGGAAGGCTGCGCTCCAGGGCCAGGTTGGGGGCTGGTCCCTCTGGGGCCCCATTGTCGGAAGCAGGCAGGAGGCtgatggggcaggagggggctcAAGCCATGGGGACGCCATTGTCACCGTTGTTATTTCACTGCCTGCAGAAGCACAGCCCCTTCTAAGTAATCGAGACAATATCTTGCCATGTGTGTTTCCAGATTTATCGAGCAGAACCACTTGTAAGAGCTGACAGCCACTGACTCCCTGGCTAAGGCAGGGGTGGAGCCCAGCAACCTCGGACTCCGCCTGAGACGGAGCCTGCAGCAGAGAGACGCGTTGGGAAAGATGAGGTTTTGGGGTACCAGGCATGTCAGGTCATCTtccaaggaaaaagagaaaagctcaaAACAGGCTTCAGTGCAGCCCGATTTCCTAAAAATGACCACTGGGAAGGCTTGGCCGTGTGGCACTTGTTTCAGGCAGATCAAAAAAAGGACGGTGTTTAGAATTTGCTTTGAAGTCGCATCCCGACTTCCGGCGTAACCTCCCCCAGGCCaccgcctcccccctcccctccccacacccggTGGGGGTCCGGCTGCGAGGGCGGGGTCCTTAACAACACCCCCCCAggaaaggcattttctttttgaGATTTGCTCCTGGGCAAAAGACAACATCCAGTGCAGAAGGACAAACAGTTCCATCTGCTCCACTGGCAAAGAAAAGCAGTATTTTGTCGGCTCTCACCCGGGAAGCCGAGAGTTTATGCCTCTTATAAATTCACCGATTCCGGCTAAATTTCCCAGGTGTGCTTGTGAACACACTTGCCGCATAAGCTCAGAGGGTCACGTTTGGCTGGCCGAGCCTCCACGCATCCTGGGGAGAGACGGGCGGGGGCGCCCGCACTCCACCCAAAGGCCTCCCGGCTGCTGCAGGGCCCCGGAGCCTGGCACTGGTGGGCGAGCGGGCCCCTGCCCCGTGCCTTCCTTGGCCCTGAGCCTTCCCCTGCCAGGCTTTGCCAAGCGGCCCCtctgggcggggcggggtgggggtgggggggatgggtggggggacgggggtgggggatgagggtgggggggtgggggcagctgtgtgtcagcctctctcccctctccttctggCATTTGCATAAGCATGACTTCTGAGGTCCCAGCTCCTTCTCCAGAGACGCGAAGCCTGCTCCCTTTGTCTATAAGCAGGAGTTCTAGTTGCCTAGAAATGTTGAAGGAGAAAAACATGCCTCCCATTTCCCAGTGACTTCACATGTGTtccaaaaataaaaccagagcGGTGCCTCCTTTGTCATTCCTGCCTTGGAGCTCTGATGGCCCGTTGGAGGGACACAGGAAAGAGCAGCAGGTGCCAGAGGGACTGAGGGCAGGGGGCCCACTTGCCTAGGGAGCCTCGGTCGGAGGGGGCGTGGTCCCACGGAGGCGCCCGCGGCCACCTGGCCACCTGTGGGTTCAGAGGTGCCCTGGCAAGTGTGGGACTCCAGGGAGGGATGACCAGGGGGGCGCTGGCCGAGCCTCCCcgtcccctctccccttcccccctgcAGGCAGGCGTGTCACGGGAGTCAGTTCTGACCAGCGGGTGTAGGGAAAAGGGGCGCCTTCTCTGGTCAGGTCTGGGACCTCTGGCTTCCACTGTGTGGCCTGGTGTTCGCGGTGTTGGGACCCCAAGACAGAACCCTCGGTGGAGACGCCGGCTGCAAGAGAGGGAGCCACGGCCCGGTGCTGgacccctgcctccctgggagGGACCACCTCACCTCTCTAGGACACCCCCAGCTCCCTCAGGCCATTTTGGGGGTGAAATGGGGCCCGCAGCCCCCGAGGCCGTGGTCCGAGGCTGTGGACTGGACTCAAGCTGATTACacatgggtccttgccactggCCCCCAGGTGACCTGACCGTCATCTGAGATCTCAGCAGACACCCTCGTTTATTCACCTACAGAACGAGGAGGCCTGGAGGCCTGGGACTGGGGGGACAGGGACCTGATCTCCTCTCGGGGTGACTGAGCCAGCTGCAGGAGGCCCGGTCGGCAGGGCAGCCACGGCAGAGGGCTCCT belongs to Phacochoerus africanus isolate WHEZ1 chromosome 3, ROS_Pafr_v1, whole genome shotgun sequence and includes:
- the NTSR1 gene encoding neurotensin receptor type 1, producing MRLNGSAPGPQVAPAGDPLSRPPSGLEAALLAPGFGNSSGNASEPVQAPSSDLDVNTDTYSKVLVTTVYLVLFVVGTVGNSVTAFTLARKKSLQNLQGTVHYHLGSLALSDLLILLLAMPVELYNFIWVHHPWAFGDAVCRGYYFLRDACTYATALNVASLSVERYLAICHPFKAKTLMSRSRTKKFISAIWLASGLLALPMLFTMGQQNRSADGQHPGGLVCTPIVGTATVKVVIEVNAFTSFVIPMGVVSVLNTVIANKLTVMVRQAAEQGPACRGGDPRRSFSMAIEPGRVQALRHGVRVLRAVVIAFVVCWLPYHARRLMFCYISDEQWTPFLFDFYHYFYMLSNALFYVSSAINPVLYNLVSASFRQAFLATLACLCPLWGRRRKRPALSRKTNSVSSNHTFSSNVTRETLY